One Pseudodesulfovibrio senegalensis DNA segment encodes these proteins:
- a CDS encoding 4Fe-4S dicluster domain-containing protein, translating to MTEHVSRRGFLKVLGLGGAGLFLPGTVEAAQRGEELATLLDISRCVGCGECVYACRESNGHKYPRPEKPFPPMYPKRVKVSDWSDRQDVDDRLTPYNWLFIQNAEVEHEGEVHDLNIPRRCMHCQNPPCANLCPWGACSREENGIVRINDDICLGGSKCKSVCPWDIPQRQTGVGLYKKLLPRFAGNGVMYKCDRCFERVAQGELPACIEVCPEGVQTIGPRDAIVKKAHELAESMNGFIYGEHENGGTNTLYVSPVPFDKLDKAVEKGPGRPGLELVPDMMNDEENLAMAAVLAPVAGLAAGVLGLGAALTKEDDDAE from the coding sequence ATGACTGAACATGTGAGCCGAAGAGGGTTCCTCAAGGTATTGGGGCTTGGTGGCGCAGGACTTTTTCTGCCCGGTACGGTGGAGGCGGCGCAACGTGGCGAGGAGCTTGCCACTCTGCTGGATATTTCGAGGTGTGTCGGGTGCGGCGAATGTGTGTATGCCTGCCGCGAATCCAACGGCCACAAGTATCCCCGGCCGGAAAAGCCGTTTCCGCCCATGTACCCAAAGCGGGTCAAGGTGTCGGACTGGTCTGACCGGCAGGACGTGGACGATCGGCTGACCCCGTACAACTGGCTGTTTATCCAGAACGCGGAAGTGGAACACGAGGGCGAGGTGCATGACCTGAACATTCCCCGCCGCTGCATGCATTGCCAGAATCCTCCCTGCGCCAACCTGTGCCCGTGGGGCGCATGTTCCCGAGAAGAGAACGGCATCGTGCGTATCAACGACGACATCTGTCTTGGCGGCTCCAAGTGCAAGAGCGTCTGCCCGTGGGACATTCCGCAACGCCAGACCGGGGTCGGGTTGTACAAGAAGCTTTTGCCGCGTTTTGCAGGCAACGGCGTCATGTACAAGTGCGACCGCTGTTTCGAGCGCGTGGCCCAGGGCGAGCTCCCTGCGTGCATCGAAGTTTGTCCGGAAGGCGTCCAGACCATCGGCCCGAGGGACGCCATCGTGAAAAAGGCCCATGAGCTGGCTGAATCCATGAACGGGTTCATTTACGGCGAGCATGAAAACGGCGGGACCAATACCCTGTATGTGTCTCCGGTTCCCTTCGACAAACTGGACAAGGCCGTGGAAAAGGGACCGGGAAGGCCCGGTCTGGAACTGGTGCCGGACATGATGAACGATGAGGAAAATCTGGCCATGGCCGCTGTGCTGGCACCGGTGGCCGGTCTTGCGGCCGGTGTTCTGGGGCTGGGCGCGGCGTTGACCAAGGAGGATGACGATGCAGAATAA
- a CDS encoding tRNA-binding protein — protein MQTIEWSDFEKVELRTGTIVRVEEFPEARKPAYKLWVDFGEEIGVLKSSAQITDLYSFEELQGKQVVGVVNFPPRQIGPVRSQCLVTGFADKGGVVLAVPDRAVPNGLKLC, from the coding sequence ATGCAGACCATAGAGTGGAGCGATTTCGAGAAGGTGGAGTTGCGCACCGGCACTATTGTGCGTGTCGAGGAGTTTCCCGAAGCCCGCAAACCGGCCTACAAGTTGTGGGTCGATTTCGGCGAGGAGATCGGGGTGCTCAAGTCCAGCGCACAGATAACCGATTTGTATTCTTTTGAAGAGTTGCAAGGCAAACAGGTCGTGGGCGTGGTCAACTTTCCGCCGCGCCAGATCGGCCCGGTGCGTTCGCAATGCCTTGTGACCGGCTTTGCGGACAAGGGCGGCGTGGTGCTGGCCGTGCCGGACCGCGCGGTCCCCAACGGACTCAAGTTGTGCTGA
- a CDS encoding molybdopterin biosynthesis protein codes for MNTRNIYLKTVPPDQAVQAAMQAIDRDRLMHTETVPSQQACGRVTAAPVFARCSSPTFHAAAMDGIAVRAQDTFAAREDQPLTLCREKDYLPVNTGNPLPQGFNTVIMVENVVEQDADTVSIDAPAAPWQHVRRIGEDIVATELLIPQNTELSPYDVGALLSAGIFEVEVHENVRTTFIPTGDEVLDFRDRPAPKPGQVIESNSQVFLASARGMGMDAESVPTIPDRKDALTDAVRKALDSGSHVVVVGAGSSAGSKDFTRPVFEELGQVLVHGIAVMPGKPSLLAVTDERSGHPGRLLVGAPGYPVSAVVCFDELIAPLAAWLARKPVPAAHEVDVTLTTKVPSRPGMAEMLRLAVGRVGERIVATPLGRGAGLLTSMIKAQATTVIPADREGIDQGETVRARLLTHPRQLDSVLMHVGSHDNTLDLLANELMGRPCPVRLVSGHVGSMGGLNALKAESALFAGCHLFDPESGDFNFPFITRYLKNMDLTVVNLAIRHQGLMVAPGNPKGIRSVADLAREDVRFINRQRGAGTRILLDHHLTEATINPRTVRGYDQEEFTHMAVAVNVRTGAADCGLGIRAAATALGLDFVPLARERYDLVIPTRFMDDPRIAALRECIGMDATQDRIKELGGYETTLTGRIMQPGDGLQPKN; via the coding sequence ATGAATACAAGGAATATATACCTCAAGACAGTCCCTCCGGACCAAGCGGTGCAGGCCGCCATGCAGGCCATTGACCGCGACCGGCTCATGCACACCGAAACCGTACCGAGCCAGCAGGCGTGCGGCCGGGTCACGGCGGCACCGGTCTTTGCCCGTTGCTCGTCACCCACGTTTCACGCCGCGGCCATGGACGGCATTGCCGTGCGGGCACAGGATACTTTTGCGGCCCGCGAAGACCAGCCCCTGACGCTTTGCAGGGAAAAGGATTACCTCCCGGTAAATACGGGCAATCCGCTTCCGCAAGGATTCAATACGGTCATCATGGTCGAGAACGTGGTGGAGCAGGACGCAGACACGGTGAGCATCGACGCGCCTGCCGCACCGTGGCAACACGTGCGCCGCATCGGCGAAGACATCGTGGCCACGGAACTGCTCATCCCGCAGAACACCGAGCTTTCCCCCTATGACGTGGGCGCGCTGCTTTCCGCCGGCATATTCGAAGTCGAGGTGCACGAAAACGTGCGGACCACGTTCATCCCCACCGGGGACGAGGTGCTGGACTTCCGCGACCGCCCTGCCCCAAAGCCGGGTCAGGTCATCGAATCCAATTCACAGGTCTTTCTGGCCTCCGCACGCGGAATGGGCATGGACGCCGAGAGCGTGCCCACGATCCCCGACCGCAAGGACGCGCTGACCGATGCGGTGCGAAAGGCTCTGGACAGCGGCAGCCACGTGGTCGTGGTAGGCGCGGGTTCCTCGGCAGGCAGCAAGGATTTCACGCGGCCCGTATTCGAGGAACTGGGACAGGTGCTGGTTCACGGCATAGCCGTGATGCCGGGCAAGCCGTCCCTGCTGGCGGTCACGGACGAACGCTCCGGCCATCCAGGCAGATTGTTGGTTGGCGCACCGGGCTACCCGGTCAGCGCCGTGGTCTGCTTTGACGAACTGATCGCCCCGCTGGCCGCATGGCTGGCCCGCAAGCCGGTTCCTGCCGCCCATGAAGTGGATGTGACCCTGACCACCAAGGTGCCGTCGCGTCCGGGCATGGCCGAAATGCTCCGGCTGGCCGTGGGCCGCGTCGGGGAACGGATCGTGGCGACTCCGCTCGGACGCGGCGCCGGGCTGCTGACGTCCATGATCAAGGCACAGGCAACGACCGTGATTCCCGCGGACCGCGAGGGCATCGACCAGGGCGAAACCGTGCGCGCACGGCTCTTGACCCATCCCCGGCAACTGGACTCCGTGCTCATGCACGTGGGCAGCCACGACAACACGCTGGACCTGCTGGCCAACGAACTCATGGGGCGTCCGTGTCCGGTGCGGCTGGTTTCCGGGCATGTGGGCAGCATGGGCGGGCTGAACGCGCTCAAGGCAGAATCGGCCCTGTTTGCGGGCTGCCACCTGTTCGATCCTGAATCCGGCGACTTCAATTTCCCGTTCATCACCCGGTATCTCAAGAACATGGACCTGACCGTGGTCAATCTGGCCATACGGCATCAGGGCCTCATGGTCGCTCCTGGAAACCCCAAAGGTATCCGGTCCGTTGCGGACCTTGCCCGCGAAGACGTGCGTTTCATCAACCGCCAGCGCGGTGCGGGAACGCGCATTCTGCTGGACCATCACCTGACCGAGGCCACAATCAATCCACGCACGGTACGTGGCTATGATCAGGAGGAATTCACGCACATGGCCGTGGCGGTCAACGTGCGCACCGGAGCCGCGGACTGCGGCCTTGGCATCCGGGCCGCGGCCACGGCGCTGGGGCTGGACTTTGTTCCGCTGGCGCGGGAACGCTATGATCTGGTCATTCCGACCCGATTCATGGATGACCCGCGCATTGCGGCCCTGCGGGAATGCATCGGCATGGATGCCACCCAGGACCGCATCAAGGAGCTGGGCGGCTATGAAACGACGCTCACCGGCCGCATCATGCAGCCCGGCGACGGACTGCAACCCAAAAACTAA
- a CDS encoding aminopeptidase yields the protein MFSNEELKKYAETLWWGLETARTKSFEPGDFVLVRFDLEALPLAEAVFELLLEKKINPVMRLNMSTTMEKGFYGKANDDQLTVVAPGDEELMQNLNGLISLIAPSSLTHLKEVNPARIGQAAVARKFLRDIMEKREISGDFGWTLCVYPTKAYAEAAGMSIEEFKQQVVKACFLNEDKPFERWVSIFNEAEKVKSWLNGLDVETLHLTSESMDLTVTPGKDRRWLGVSGHNIPSFEIFLSPDWRGTTGTYYADQPSFRSGNYVEGVRLQFENGKVVESDAKEGAEFVRKQLAMDEGACRLGEFSLTDRRFSQIDRFMANTLFDENFGGEYGNCHVAVGASYADTYAGDQNALDEAKKQELGFNDSALHWDLVNTEPKTVTATLKDGSTVLIYENGEFQQ from the coding sequence ATGTTCAGCAACGAAGAATTGAAAAAGTATGCGGAAACTCTTTGGTGGGGGCTGGAAACCGCCCGCACGAAATCCTTTGAACCCGGTGACTTCGTTCTGGTTCGCTTCGACCTTGAAGCACTGCCCCTTGCCGAAGCAGTGTTCGAACTCCTGCTGGAGAAAAAGATCAACCCGGTCATGCGGTTGAACATGAGCACCACCATGGAAAAAGGCTTTTATGGCAAGGCAAACGACGACCAGCTCACCGTGGTCGCCCCGGGCGACGAAGAACTCATGCAGAACCTCAACGGCCTGATCTCGCTCATTGCGCCTTCCTCCCTCACCCACCTCAAGGAGGTCAACCCGGCGCGCATCGGACAGGCCGCCGTGGCCCGCAAATTCCTGCGAGACATCATGGAAAAACGCGAAATCTCCGGCGACTTCGGCTGGACCCTGTGCGTATACCCCACCAAGGCATACGCAGAAGCCGCGGGCATGAGCATCGAGGAATTCAAACAACAGGTGGTCAAGGCCTGCTTCTTGAACGAAGACAAGCCCTTTGAACGCTGGGTGTCCATTTTCAACGAGGCCGAAAAAGTCAAAAGCTGGCTCAACGGGCTGGACGTCGAGACCCTGCACCTCACTTCCGAGAGCATGGACCTGACCGTGACCCCGGGCAAGGACCGCCGCTGGCTCGGCGTTTCCGGCCACAACATCCCCAGCTTCGAGATTTTCCTCTCCCCGGACTGGCGCGGCACCACCGGAACCTACTACGCGGACCAGCCATCCTTCCGCTCCGGCAACTACGTGGAAGGCGTGCGCCTGCAATTCGAAAACGGCAAGGTGGTCGAATCCGACGCCAAGGAAGGAGCCGAATTCGTGCGCAAGCAACTGGCCATGGACGAAGGCGCCTGCCGCCTCGGGGAATTTTCCCTTACGGACCGGCGCTTTTCGCAAATCGACCGTTTCATGGCCAACACCCTGTTCGATGAAAACTTCGGCGGCGAATACGGCAACTGCCACGTGGCCGTGGGCGCCTCCTATGCCGACACCTATGCCGGGGACCAAAACGCATTGGATGAAGCCAAAAAACAGGAACTGGGATTCAATGACTCGGCCCTGCACTGGGATCTGGTGAATACCGAACCCAAGACCGTGACCGCGACCCTGAAGGACGGCAGCACCGTACTGATATATGAAAATGGAGAATTCCAGCAATAA
- a CDS encoding ferredoxin produces the protein MGYTITIDVEKCVGDGECVDVCPVEVYELQDGKAVAVNEDECLGCESCVEVCEQDAIEIEEN, from the coding sequence ATGGGCTACACAATCACCATTGATGTTGAAAAGTGTGTGGGCGACGGCGAATGTGTTGATGTTTGTCCCGTCGAAGTTTACGAACTGCAGGACGGCAAGGCTGTTGCCGTGAACGAAGACGAATGTCTCGGTTGTGAATCCTGCGTTGAAGTTTGTGAGCAGGATGCCATCGAAATCGAAGAGAACTAG
- a CDS encoding YkgJ family cysteine cluster protein, whose amino-acid sequence MALDFTEYFKKYEELVAEVDNLFARFEKDFPDKVKCEKGCCDCCYALFDLSLVESLYINHHFTKTFSGMGRTGIMDASDKYDRQVFKLKRKLFKSSQKGLTPQEVMEEVARTRIRCPLLGEGDLCVMYDKRPLTCRLYGVPTAIAGQGHTCAKSGFVAGEKYPTVQMDALHDRLLAISQEIADSISTRYAQLGDMLMPVSTALMTEFSDSFLGVRTGTPKQAPQAEQPESVAPASSAPASEACASCTEDKSKCQTCSENSFSVVLGGKGDGKE is encoded by the coding sequence ATGGCATTGGATTTTACTGAATATTTCAAAAAATATGAAGAACTTGTTGCAGAGGTGGATAATCTTTTCGCCCGGTTCGAGAAGGATTTTCCCGACAAGGTGAAATGTGAAAAGGGTTGTTGCGACTGCTGTTACGCGCTGTTTGACCTTTCGCTGGTCGAATCGCTGTATATCAACCATCATTTCACCAAGACATTCAGCGGCATGGGCCGTACCGGCATCATGGACGCCTCGGACAAGTACGACAGGCAGGTTTTCAAGCTCAAGCGCAAGCTGTTCAAATCCAGCCAGAAGGGGCTTACTCCGCAGGAAGTCATGGAGGAAGTGGCCCGAACACGAATTCGCTGCCCCTTGTTGGGCGAAGGCGATCTGTGCGTCATGTACGACAAACGTCCGCTGACCTGTCGCCTGTACGGTGTGCCCACGGCCATTGCCGGCCAGGGACACACCTGTGCCAAGTCCGGCTTTGTGGCCGGGGAGAAATATCCCACGGTGCAGATGGACGCACTGCATGACCGCCTGCTGGCCATCAGCCAGGAGATCGCGGACAGCATCAGCACCCGCTATGCCCAGTTGGGCGATATGCTCATGCCCGTGTCCACAGCCCTCATGACCGAGTTTTCGGATTCGTTTCTGGGTGTGCGGACCGGAACACCCAAGCAGGCGCCGCAGGCCGAACAGCCCGAGTCTGTTGCCCCGGCTTCTTCGGCCCCGGCTTCCGAGGCGTGCGCATCATGCACCGAAGACAAGTCCAAGTGCCAGACCTGCTCCGAAAATTCGTTCAGCGTCGTTCTGGGCGGCAAGGGCGACGGCAAGGAATAA
- a CDS encoding tetratricopeptide repeat protein, which translates to MEQFDNIEDYIADLKQKLDKSPTCANTMYNLGVAYLSKREFMDAERYFLDAVANSPSMAEAYVQLGGIAMQREDLEGCLNYNVQASKARPFFAVPWGNIGFVQLQLGETEKALQSLKRAIKYDPNFAQALATMGSAYIAIGDYEEAEKVLQKAVDLQPMFGPAWNNLAIVAANKEDWSKAAEFAAKAKESRFDVPEDFLKEIEANT; encoded by the coding sequence ATGGAACAATTTGACAACATCGAAGACTATATCGCCGACCTCAAGCAGAAGCTCGACAAGAGCCCGACGTGTGCAAACACCATGTACAACCTGGGTGTGGCGTACCTTTCCAAGCGGGAATTCATGGATGCCGAGCGCTATTTCCTCGACGCCGTGGCCAATTCCCCGAGCATGGCCGAGGCTTACGTGCAGCTGGGCGGGATCGCCATGCAGCGCGAAGATCTTGAGGGCTGCCTGAACTACAATGTGCAGGCATCCAAGGCCCGCCCGTTCTTTGCGGTGCCCTGGGGCAACATCGGCTTTGTCCAGTTGCAGCTGGGCGAGACCGAAAAGGCCCTGCAGAGCCTGAAACGCGCTATCAAGTACGACCCCAATTTCGCGCAGGCCCTGGCCACCATGGGCAGTGCGTATATTGCGATTGGCGACTACGAAGAAGCCGAAAAGGTGTTGCAGAAGGCCGTGGACCTGCAGCCCATGTTCGGCCCGGCCTGGAATAATCTGGCCATTGTCGCTGCAAACAAGGAAGATTGGTCCAAGGCCGCGGAATTTGCTGCCAAGGCCAAGGAGTCCCGTTTCGACGTGCCGGAAGATTTTCTCAAGGAAATCGAAGCCAACACGTAG
- a CDS encoding DVU0298 family protein, with the protein MSRFRRTKKDVRVILAASDWRQRLAELEQWEPGSLVAPLFSLRLDADEDVRWRTVVAFGLVAGRIAEANMEKARVLMRTFMWHMNEESGNLGWGIPEAMAEAMVNNARIADEFSSILASYIYCDSECDGNYLDHPDLRRGVFWGLGRLASVRPELVAPSVRFLRAGLEDEDAHNRGLAARALGILRDEEAAEPLQSLLQDASSVRVFQDDAMRETTVAVMAREAMDAIGVAPE; encoded by the coding sequence ATGTCTCGATTCCGCAGGACCAAGAAGGATGTTCGTGTCATTCTGGCCGCATCTGATTGGCGGCAACGCCTTGCCGAGCTGGAGCAATGGGAGCCGGGCAGCCTCGTTGCCCCGTTGTTTTCCCTTCGGCTGGACGCGGACGAAGATGTCCGTTGGCGAACCGTCGTGGCCTTCGGCCTTGTGGCCGGGCGCATTGCCGAAGCCAATATGGAAAAGGCCCGTGTGCTCATGCGTACGTTCATGTGGCACATGAACGAGGAGTCTGGAAATCTGGGCTGGGGTATCCCCGAGGCCATGGCCGAAGCCATGGTCAACAATGCCCGGATTGCGGATGAGTTCTCGTCCATTCTCGCGTCGTATATTTATTGTGACAGTGAATGCGACGGAAACTATCTCGATCATCCCGACCTCAGGCGCGGCGTGTTCTGGGGGCTGGGAAGACTGGCCTCGGTCCGGCCTGAGCTGGTGGCTCCGTCCGTCCGGTTTCTGAGAGCCGGGCTCGAGGATGAAGACGCCCACAACCGCGGCCTGGCCGCGCGGGCACTGGGGATCCTCCGGGATGAAGAGGCCGCGGAGCCGCTGCAGTCCCTGTTGCAGGATGCCTCATCCGTGCGCGTATTTCAGGATGATGCGATGCGGGAGACCACGGTGGCTGTTATGGCCCGGGAGGCCATGGACGCCATTGGCGTGGCCCCGGAATAA